CTGAAATATGCGAAGTGCACGTTCGTAGTTGCCTTCTTCATAAAATTCAATCCCGGTTTCAATGGATTGACCTTGAACTGAAGTTCCAAAAATAATTATGAGTGCAAAAGAAAAAAGAAGTCGTTTCATCAAGATGTATAGATTGGTTACCTGATTTATAACTTGGCTCAAGCTAAAAAGTTCTGATAAATTATTCCCACTCGATAGTAGCCGGTGGTTTTGAGCTTATGTCGTAAACTACGCGATTAATCCCTTTAATTTCATTGATAATACGATTGGAGACATCGGCAAGAAATTCGTAGGGGAGGTGAGCCCAGTCGGCGGTCATCCCATCAAGGCTTGTTACTGCTCTTAATGCAATTGTAAACTCATAGGTGCGTTCGTCACCCATCACACCAACACTTTGTACTGGGAGTAAAACGGCGAGTGCCTGCCAAACTTCATTGTATAATTTTTGCTTCTTAAGCTCTTCAACAAAAATAAAATCAGCTTCTCTCAGTAAACTTAAGCGCTCTTTGGATAGGTCGCCGATCACTCTGATTCCTAATCCTGGTCCGGGGAAAGGGTGACGACCAATAAAGTGTGAAGGTATTCCTAAGGTTCTTCCAACTTCACGTACTTCATCTTTAAATAATTCTCGAACAGGCTCAATGAGATCAAGCTTCATCTTTTCAGGGAGTCCGCCAACATTATGATGTGATTTTATAGTAGCAGATGGTCCTTTAAAGGATACACTTTCGATGACATCCGGATATAGGGTGCCCTGAGCTAAATATTTGAAATCAGTATCCTCGCCAATTTCATCTTCGAAAACATCAATGAATGTATTCCCGATGATCTTACGTTTTTCCTCGGGGTCAGAAATGCCTTCTAATCGTCCAAGGAATAATTCAGTCGCATCTACGCCACGGACCGGGAGGTTTAAATCTTTTGTATAGAGATGCATGACTGACTCAAACTCATTCTTTCTTAACAAGCCATTATCAACAAAAACGCACTCTAACTGATCACCAATTGCTTTATGTAGTAGCGTAGCAACAACGGTTGAATCAACCCCACCTGAAAGGGCGCATAAAACCTTATCATCTCCAACCTTTTCTCGAATGGATTGAATTTGCTCGTCTATGAAAGATTCTGATGTCCAGTCACCTTTTAGGTCGCATATATCATAAGCGAAATTCTTGAGGAGTTGTTTGCCAAATTCTGTGTGAGCAACTTCGGGATGAAACTGAACTCCATAGATGTGATTTTCCTTGTGCCGTACTGCTGCTACTTTAGCATTGGTTGTATGACCAATAACTTCATAAGAAGAAGGTAATTCATGAATATGATCTCCATGACTCATCCATACGACGCTGTCTTCTTTTATATCTTTAAGTAAGTCTTCGCTATTATCAATAAGTAGATTTGCACGGCCATATTCTCTCTTTTCGGCTTTTTCTACACTTCCCGGAATTTCAGTATGGGCGAGCAGTTGTAAGCCATAGCAGACTCCCAGAATTGGTATATCCCAGTCCAGAATTTCTGTTTGAAGGCCTGGTGCATCGTCATCGTTTACACTTTTCGGTCCACCTGATAAGACTATTCCGGAAGGAGTAGGGGTGGAAACGTCTTCAAGATTTACATTGTAGGGGTGAATTTCACAGTAAATCTGAAGTTCGCGCAGCCGACGTGCAATTAACTGAGTAAACTGTGAACCGTAATCTAGGATGAGAATCCATTCCGAGTGTCGGCTATGCATGTAAATATTTTATTAGAGAGTGAGTAAAGTCGAAATAGAAAAGCCGGATAATTCTAATCCGGCCTAAATAATATTGTTAAGCAATTACTTCTTCATATTCTTCAGCAGATAGGAGATCATCCAACTGAGAGGTATCAGTAAGTTTTATCTTAACCATCCAGCCTTCGCCATAAGGATCGTCGTTAACGAGTTCAGGCTCATCTTCAAGCTTCTCATTAATTTCAATAACCTCACAGTCAACAGGGGCGTAAAGGTCAGAAACCGTTTTAACAGCTTCTACAGTACCAAAGGTATCGTCTTTATCAAATTCTGATCCTTCAGGTTCAAGTTCAACAAATACAATATCTCCAAGCTCACCTTGAGCAAAGTCGGTTATACCGATAGTGGCAGTACCGTCGCCATTATCTTTAATCCATTCGTGCTCTCGGGTATATTTAAGATCAGCTGGTAGGCTCATTTTAGTCTTCTTTTGCTATAAATTTAAATTCTCTTTCTAAATACTTGGTATCAAACTTGCCTTTAATAAAATTTTCATCATCCATAAGCTGGATATGGTAAGGAATAGTGGTTTTAATACCCTCTATAATGAATTCCTTAAGTGCTCGCTTCATTTTTTTGATCGCATCTTCACGAGTAGGAGCACTAACAATCAGCTTGGCAATCATAGAATCATAGTGCGGAGGAATACGATATCCGGAATAAGCATGAGTATCTAAACGCACTCCATGGCCACCGGGTGGATGAAAAACCGTTACTTCTCCAGCAGAGGGCCGAAAATTATGAGCCGGATCTTCAGCATTAATTCGGCACTCGATGGCATGATTCGTAAACTCCAGCTCGAATTCAGGAAGTTTCTCTCCTGCAGCAACACGAATTTGCTGTTCGATGAGGTCAATGCCTGTTACTTCTTCAGTAACCGGATGCTCAACCTGAATTCGTGTATTCATTTCCATGAAGTAGAAATTATGGTCATCATCAACCAAAAACTCTACAGTACCGGCTCCTTCATAATTTACAGCTTTTGCTGCGTTGGTAGCAGCATCACCCATTCGTTTCCTGAGCTCAGGAGTCATGAGTGGGGAAGGAGATTCTTCGAGTACTTTTTGATGTCTCCGCTGTAAAGAGCAATCACGCTCGCCTAAATGAATGTGATTTCCATGTTGGTCAGATAAAACCTGAATTTCAACGTGGTGAGGATTAGTAACAAAGCGTTCGATATAAACAGCAGGGTTATTAAAAGATGTCTCTGCCTCGCTTCGACACATCTTGTAATTCTTTTCAAGCTCTGAAGCTTCCATAACCATTCGCATACCACGCCCGCCGCCGCCGGCAGATGCTTTGATAATAACTGGATAACCAATTTCATCACAAACGCTTTTCGCTTCTTCGTAGCTATCAACTTCACCTTTACTTCCAGGAACAACGGGAACGTTATTCTTGATCATTGTAGCTTTAGCTACAGCCTTGTCACCCATGCGGTTAATGGCATCAGGTGATGGACCTATAAATTTCAGGTCGTGCTCTCCACAGATACGTGAGAATTCAGCATTTTCAGAAAGGAATCCATATCCCGGGTGTATCGCTTCTGCATTTGTGATTTCAGCTGCTGCTAAGATACTTGGGATCTTCAGGTAACTCTCTTTTCCTGGGGGAGGTCCGATACAAACGGCCTCGTCAGCAAATTTCACGTGCAGACTGTCAGCATCAGCGGTAGAGTAAACGGCTACCGTTTTGATGCCCATTTCCTGGCAAGTGCGAATAATTCGCAGTGCAATTTCTCCTCGATTGGCAATCAGAATTTTTTTGAACATGAAAGCCGCTTAGTCTTTTTTGATTATGAATAATGGTTGTTCGAACTCAACAGGCTGTCCGTCTTTGGCAATAATTTTTTTGACAGTACCTCCGAATTCAGCTTCTATTTCGTTCATAATTTTCATGGCTTCTACAATACACAGCGTATCACCTTTAGAAACTTTATCTCCAACTTTCACAAAAGGATCAGAATCGGGAGATGGAGACTCATAGAAAGTTCCTACAATTGGTGAGGTAACTGTATCGCCATCAGCAGCCTCGGAAGAGGAGTCGTCCTGACCAGAAGAAGGTGCGGCAGGTTGCTGAGTTGCAGGAGCTGCCGGTTGTGCCGGAGGTTGAGGCGCAGCAGGCTGGGTATAGCTAACCTGTTGAACTTCTCCTTGTTTTTTAACTTTAATTTTGAAGTCGCCTTCTTCAAGAGAAACTTCATTAACATCGCTATCAGCGATGAGGTCTAAAATATTTTTAATCAGTTTTAAATCCATGATATCTTATTATTTAGCTCGTTCTAAGTATTCTCCGGTTCTCGTATCAACTTTAATTTTTTCGCCTTGGTTGATGAATAAAGGCACATTAACAGTAGCTCCAGACTCAAGGGTGGCAGGTTTGCTTCCGCCTTGCGCGGTATCACCTTTAAGGCCAGGATCAGTTTGTTCAACTATCACATCAATTTGATCTTTTGGCTCGGCAAGTAAAATAGACTCTTCATCTGCATTTAGAAGTACTTTGCAGGATTGTCCTTCCACAAAATAACCCTTTCGATCAACCTGACTGGCGTTAATAGGAACCTGTTCATAGGTTTCGTTGTGCATCAGATAGTACAGTTCACCGTCATTATAAAGGTACTGATACTCGTGGTGCTCAATTCTAACCTCTTCGGCATTTTCACCTGAGCGCCAGGTTTTATCTATATTTTTTCCGTTTAAAATTCCCTTTAATTTTGTTCTTACAAAAGCAGGGCCTTTTCCGGGTTTCACATGTTGGAACTCAGTAATTGAATAGAATTCTCCATCCATATCCAGAACCATGCCGTTTCTGAAATCTGATGTTGATACTTTTGACATTCTTTAATTTTCCTCTAATAAAATTTCGCTCAAAAATACTACCTGACCGCTTGGATAACAAACGTGTTTAAATGAAATTAGAAATCAGGTTGTAAAGTATGGCAGCCGGACAAATATACTTGATAAATATCGGCCAAACCTTCACAAATAAAGTTTGTTTGATTCCTGCAAAGCCATATTCCATTTCATTGATTGCGTTATCCGTAGTCCAAAAGTAGCCCACAAAAATACAGATTAAGAATCCACCCAATGGAAGACCTATACTGCTGAATAGGTAATCGAATAACCCAATAAGGGAAGGGAAGAAGGCTACTACAATTGAAACAACAAGAATAGATAGACCAACCGACCAGGCTGCTTTTTTTCGCTTCACTTCAAATTCATCAATAACATAGGAAACCGGTACTTCCAATAATGAAATTGTAGAAGTCAGGGCAGCTATGCTTAGCAGAAGGAAGAACGTTACTCCCAGAATCAATCCCACTGCGCCACCAATAGTGTGGAATAGTGCGGGAAGTATCTGAAATACAAGGTCTGTACTTGAAGCTAAAGACCCACCAGCATTAATATTAATTCCCTGGCTTTGCGCTAAGTACATTGCTGGAACTATCAGAAGCCCTGCAAGGAAAGCGATCCCAACATCAGCAAGTGTTACAAAAGCGGCAGCTTGTGGGATATTCTCCTTTTTATTGAGGTAAGAACCGTAAGTAATCAAAGCACCCATCCCTAAAGAAAGAGAAAAGAAAGCCTGACCCATGGCCGAGAATATTAAACCGGCATTGATTTTACTGAAGTCAGGCAACAGATAAACACTCACACCTTCAGCGCTACCAGGCTGCATCAATACGTAAATGATCATGATGACGATAATACCAATAAGTAAAGGCATCATCATTTTTGTGGCGCGTTCAATACCATCACTAACCCCACCGGTAATAATTTTAATGGTACCTAACATAAACACAGTAGCTATAATCGCGTTTCTGAAGCCATTATTGGTGTCGGTGAGCCAATTAGCAGCGGTATCCCATCCGAAGTAGAAGAAAATCTCTTCAAAGGCGAAGCCAAATGCCCAACCAGCAATTACGGTATAAAAGGAGAGAATCATCACTCCACAAATTACACCCCACAGACCTACTAAGGGGAAGAATTTATTAGAGCTAATAGCTTTAAACGCACCAACGGGGTTTTTACCAGATCGGCGTCCTATTGCAAGCTCGGCTGCCATCACGGGAAAGCCAATGGCAAATGTACATATCAAATAAACCAACAGATATGCTGCGCCACCTTCGGTTGCAACTTTTGTTGGGAAAGCCCAGATGTTACCGAGCCCTACTGCAGAACCGGCAGCAGCTAATATAAAACCAAGTTTTGAATTCCAGGAACCGCGATCGGTTGTGGTTGTTTCAGCCAAGTGTTTTCCTCCTTAGGATGATTAATTTAGAGTCGTAAAATATTTTAAGCTTTGCTCACACGCAACTTTCTTAAAACGATTCCTGAACTAGCCGGAACGTGCAATGATTTTTCTACACTTTGCAAGGTCTTAAAGCCGGCTTTATCAGGATTAATGATCACTTCCCAGTAACCACTGGGAAGAATAATTTCGTGTGCGTGGTCTTTATTCGCGTTCAATGATACAAAGTAATCATACATATCACCTGAACTTTTTCCGTCAATTGAGAATGTAACATGAAGCGGATCGTTATAAACTTTGAAATTTATTTCTTCCGGTTTAGCCTTCCTTAGAGCTGGGGCATTTAATCTCAGCTTAATTAATCCTTGATAGTATTTGAATAAAGATTGGTTGATGGAAATTTCATTGAAATTCAGCCAGTTCGTCTCATCATCCTTATTGTAGGTGTCACGGTCAATTTTACCTTTTTTGGGATCAACGCCGGCGGGATCTTGGACTACTTTTGAGCGAGCCCATTCCTGCCCGGCATGCATCATTGTTATTCCCTGAGACACAAATAAAGAGAGAGCAGCAAGTTTGGATATCTTCATTTCCGTCTTAGAAAGTGTGGTTATCTGACTTTTATCATCAAAGACCTGCTCGGCTTTGGCATGATCTAATGCAATTCTGATATGATCCCCAAGTGTATACCCGTCGTGGCTTTCTATGTAGTTTACTGAATGGGCGGAATGATTAAATAAACCGTGCTCTCCAGATTCCAGAGTTCCTCTAATCAGGTTTTCAAGACCATATCGAGTCATCGACGGGTCAAGGTTACCAAAAACAAATCCTTTACTTTCGGTAGGGTGATATCCTTTGAAGCCATTTCTGATTTTATCGTTCCAAGAAGCCCAACCGTGATCGGAAAATCCTTGAGGCTTATAATCACCGCCCCAAGGTTCGGCAATAAGGATAACATTGGGATTGATCTTCTGAGCTTCCTCGCGGATTAAATCAATTGTTTCCCAGTCTATAATGCCTGCTAAATCAAATCTAAAACCGTCAATATGGTATTCGGTCATCCAGTGCTTTACTGATTCAACAATCAGTTCACGGCTTTGTGCAGCCTGGGTATTAATGTCATTACCGGTCCAGCTGTCATTCAGGAAGTTTCCTTTTTCATCCAACCGGAAGTAATGATCTTTAGCGGTGTATTTGAGGGGATTTAAATCATAATGAGAGGCATGATTATACACTACATCCATAATCACAGAAATTTCCTCTTTATGCAGAGCCTTCACCAAGTCTTTAAGTTCTGATTCAGCTTTGGTTGATTTCCCTGTAACGGCTCCGGGAGTTAAATCTGCGTCTGAAGCATAAATGGTTTCCGGGGCAAAGAAAAAGGATGTCATATAGCCCCAATAATTGCGGGCGTAAGGGTTCCAGGTGTTTTTAATGCCTTCTTCCGTCTTTTCGTTAAAAGGAGGCTCAAAAAAGCCAAATTTCTGTAATGGAAGGAATTCAACAGCATTTACGCCAAGCTTCTTTAGATGCTTTATTCCACCGACTTCTGCTTCCCTGAAATCATTATAGATTCCCTGAACATATGTTTTCGCAGAGGAGTGAGCCACCATATCCTTAATATGTGTCTCGTAGATGATCAGATCTCTTGGATCTTCAGGAGCAACAAAGTTATCACCTTCCCAGTCATACTGGGCATCATCTGTGATCTTTGTTTTAGGGAATTGAAGGTGATGATTCACAGAAGTGACATGACGACTTCTCGGATCTGCGATAGGGTAGTCAGTTTTTATGAAAGCCGGATCATCAGATGGCCCATCTAATTTATAAGCATACCATTTATTGATGAAGTTATCCTGAATAATTGTTTCCCATATCCCTTCATCACTTCGCTGAAGTGGAAAAGACAGTCCTTCTTTAGCTTCGTACCTATCATATATAACGACCACTACTTCAGTAGCTTTGGGAGCAAAGAGCCTAAAAATCGTCTGATTGTTATCGATACTGTAACCAAGGGGATAATTTTCTAACCCACTAACAGTACAGTCTTTTATGTCGTCTGAAGAAATACTCAATGTGTTCAATTATTTAGGAAGAATGTGAAATCAGGAATGCAAATGATTAGGTAATCGGACTTCCCGGTTCAGCTTCTGTTTCAACAAATTTGAGATTGCCTTCAGAATCTTCAGCCATCAGTATCATACCCTGACTTTCAACGCCCATCAATTTCTTAGGAGCCAGATTTGCTACCACACTTACTTTTTGTCCGGGCAGATCTTCTGCTTTGAAGTGCTTTGCTATTCCTGAAACAATTTGCCGTTTCTCAAGTCCGATGTCTACCGTAAACTTCAGGAGTTTATTAGATTTTTCGATTTTCTCTGCCGTCAGGATTTTACCTGCACGCAAATCCAGCTTCATGAAATCTCCGAAGTCAATGTCATCTTTGAGTTCCGGAACGTCAGGTGCTGGGTCAGCGGCTTTAGCTTTGTCGTGTAGTTTTTGAATTTGTTCTTCGATGAGTTCGTCCTCAATTTTATCAAATAATATATCGCCCTGGATTACAGGAGTTCCTTTTTCCAGCATATTTGGGGTGATATCATCCCAGCTAAAATCATCATTTAAGCTGAATTGGGATCTAAGCTGCTTCATTTTGGCTGGGAGAATCGGGTCAAACAAGCAGGAGAGTGCCGCGCTGATCTGCAAGCTAACATGC
The window above is part of the Balneola sp. genome. Proteins encoded here:
- a CDS encoding glutamine-hydrolyzing GMP synthase; this translates as MHSRHSEWILILDYGSQFTQLIARRLRELQIYCEIHPYNVNLEDVSTPTPSGIVLSGGPKSVNDDDAPGLQTEILDWDIPILGVCYGLQLLAHTEIPGSVEKAEKREYGRANLLIDNSEDLLKDIKEDSVVWMSHGDHIHELPSSYEVIGHTTNAKVAAVRHKENHIYGVQFHPEVAHTEFGKQLLKNFAYDICDLKGDWTSESFIDEQIQSIREKVGDDKVLCALSGGVDSTVVATLLHKAIGDQLECVFVDNGLLRKNEFESVMHLYTKDLNLPVRGVDATELFLGRLEGISDPEEKRKIIGNTFIDVFEDEIGEDTDFKYLAQGTLYPDVIESVSFKGPSATIKSHHNVGGLPEKMKLDLIEPVRELFKDEVREVGRTLGIPSHFIGRHPFPGPGLGIRVIGDLSKERLSLLREADFIFVEELKKQKLYNEVWQALAVLLPVQSVGVMGDERTYEFTIALRAVTSLDGMTADWAHLPYEFLADVSNRIINEIKGINRVVYDISSKPPATIEWE
- the gcvH gene encoding glycine cleavage system protein H — translated: MSLPADLKYTREHEWIKDNGDGTATIGITDFAQGELGDIVFVELEPEGSEFDKDDTFGTVEAVKTVSDLYAPVDCEVIEINEKLEDEPELVNDDPYGEGWMVKIKLTDTSQLDDLLSAEEYEEVIA
- the accC gene encoding acetyl-CoA carboxylase biotin carboxylase subunit, producing MFKKILIANRGEIALRIIRTCQEMGIKTVAVYSTADADSLHVKFADEAVCIGPPPGKESYLKIPSILAAAEITNAEAIHPGYGFLSENAEFSRICGEHDLKFIGPSPDAINRMGDKAVAKATMIKNNVPVVPGSKGEVDSYEEAKSVCDEIGYPVIIKASAGGGGRGMRMVMEASELEKNYKMCRSEAETSFNNPAVYIERFVTNPHHVEIQVLSDQHGNHIHLGERDCSLQRRHQKVLEESPSPLMTPELRKRMGDAATNAAKAVNYEGAGTVEFLVDDDHNFYFMEMNTRIQVEHPVTEEVTGIDLIEQQIRVAAGEKLPEFELEFTNHAIECRINAEDPAHNFRPSAGEVTVFHPPGGHGVRLDTHAYSGYRIPPHYDSMIAKLIVSAPTREDAIKKMKRALKEFIIEGIKTTIPYHIQLMDDENFIKGKFDTKYLEREFKFIAKED
- the accB gene encoding acetyl-CoA carboxylase, biotin carboxyl carrier protein, whose amino-acid sequence is MDLKLIKNILDLIADSDVNEVSLEEGDFKIKVKKQGEVQQVSYTQPAAPQPPAQPAAPATQQPAAPSSGQDDSSSEAADGDTVTSPIVGTFYESPSPDSDPFVKVGDKVSKGDTLCIVEAMKIMNEIEAEFGGTVKKIIAKDGQPVEFEQPLFIIKKD
- the efp gene encoding elongation factor P, with the protein product MSKVSTSDFRNGMVLDMDGEFYSITEFQHVKPGKGPAFVRTKLKGILNGKNIDKTWRSGENAEEVRIEHHEYQYLYNDGELYYLMHNETYEQVPINASQVDRKGYFVEGQSCKVLLNADEESILLAEPKDQIDVIVEQTDPGLKGDTAQGGSKPATLESGATVNVPLFINQGEKIKVDTRTGEYLERAK
- a CDS encoding sodium-dependent transporter; translated protein: MAETTTTDRGSWNSKLGFILAAAGSAVGLGNIWAFPTKVATEGGAAYLLVYLICTFAIGFPVMAAELAIGRRSGKNPVGAFKAISSNKFFPLVGLWGVICGVMILSFYTVIAGWAFGFAFEEIFFYFGWDTAANWLTDTNNGFRNAIIATVFMLGTIKIITGGVSDGIERATKMMMPLLIGIIVIMIIYVLMQPGSAEGVSVYLLPDFSKINAGLIFSAMGQAFFSLSLGMGALITYGSYLNKKENIPQAAAFVTLADVGIAFLAGLLIVPAMYLAQSQGININAGGSLASSTDLVFQILPALFHTIGGAVGLILGVTFFLLLSIAALTSTISLLEVPVSYVIDEFEVKRKKAAWSVGLSILVVSIVVAFFPSLIGLFDYLFSSIGLPLGGFLICIFVGYFWTTDNAINEMEYGFAGIKQTLFVKVWPIFIKYICPAAILYNLISNFI
- a CDS encoding pullulanase produces the protein MNTLSISSDDIKDCTVSGLENYPLGYSIDNNQTIFRLFAPKATEVVVVIYDRYEAKEGLSFPLQRSDEGIWETIIQDNFINKWYAYKLDGPSDDPAFIKTDYPIADPRSRHVTSVNHHLQFPKTKITDDAQYDWEGDNFVAPEDPRDLIIYETHIKDMVAHSSAKTYVQGIYNDFREAEVGGIKHLKKLGVNAVEFLPLQKFGFFEPPFNEKTEEGIKNTWNPYARNYWGYMTSFFFAPETIYASDADLTPGAVTGKSTKAESELKDLVKALHKEEISVIMDVVYNHASHYDLNPLKYTAKDHYFRLDEKGNFLNDSWTGNDINTQAAQSRELIVESVKHWMTEYHIDGFRFDLAGIIDWETIDLIREEAQKINPNVILIAEPWGGDYKPQGFSDHGWASWNDKIRNGFKGYHPTESKGFVFGNLDPSMTRYGLENLIRGTLESGEHGLFNHSAHSVNYIESHDGYTLGDHIRIALDHAKAEQVFDDKSQITTLSKTEMKISKLAALSLFVSQGITMMHAGQEWARSKVVQDPAGVDPKKGKIDRDTYNKDDETNWLNFNEISINQSLFKYYQGLIKLRLNAPALRKAKPEEINFKVYNDPLHVTFSIDGKSSGDMYDYFVSLNANKDHAHEIILPSGYWEVIINPDKAGFKTLQSVEKSLHVPASSGIVLRKLRVSKA